In Candidatus Nanosynbacter lyticus, one genomic interval encodes:
- the dnaB gene encoding replicative DNA helicase — protein MADKGNANGKIPPQNLDAEKSLLGAVLIDEEVLADAAEITHANDFYDKNHGLIFAGMMRLFEKHKPVDLLTLTDELKRKDELEMVGGSAYLTELTNYVPTAAHASAYAEMVAQTAVRRRLIKASGDISELGYDESTTTQELLEKAEAELFSVSDQSTKQDLVSLESILTDSFDRIEELSKNKGSLRGVRTGYRDLDNMTAGLQKSDLIILAARPAMGKTTLVTNLAYNVATIEKKPVLFFSLEMSKEQLVDRMLADASGVDSWNIRTGNLSDNDFAKLSEAMGEMAEAPIYIDDTPGLSVLEMRTKARRIAHENQLGLIIVDYLQLMQANGNHNGNRVQEVSEISRGLKLIARELNVPLIALSQLSRSVESRTPPIPQLADLRESGSIEQDADIVSFIYRPGYYEPDNPEVQNITDLIIAKHRNGPVGKVQLYFHPERLRFMSLDRKHE, from the coding sequence ATGGCAGATAAAGGCAACGCGAACGGAAAAATTCCACCACAAAATTTAGACGCAGAGAAGAGTCTGCTTGGAGCTGTTTTAATTGACGAGGAAGTCCTGGCGGATGCTGCGGAGATCACTCACGCTAACGATTTTTATGACAAAAACCACGGACTGATTTTTGCCGGGATGATGCGCTTATTTGAAAAACATAAGCCAGTTGATTTGTTGACACTAACAGATGAATTAAAACGTAAAGATGAGCTGGAGATGGTTGGTGGATCGGCCTACCTAACAGAACTGACAAACTACGTACCGACAGCAGCGCACGCCTCAGCATACGCCGAGATGGTAGCGCAAACGGCAGTGCGTCGACGACTTATTAAGGCGAGTGGTGACATTTCTGAACTTGGCTATGACGAATCTACGACAACGCAGGAACTGCTAGAAAAAGCTGAGGCTGAATTATTCAGTGTTTCCGACCAATCAACCAAACAAGATTTAGTGAGCTTAGAGAGCATTCTGACGGACAGTTTTGACCGAATTGAAGAGCTTAGCAAAAATAAAGGCTCTCTACGGGGCGTCCGTACTGGATATCGCGACCTTGACAATATGACGGCTGGACTACAGAAGTCCGACTTGATCATCCTGGCGGCTCGTCCGGCCATGGGTAAGACCACACTAGTGACTAACTTAGCATACAATGTGGCGACAATTGAGAAAAAGCCGGTGCTGTTCTTTAGCCTAGAGATGAGTAAAGAACAATTGGTTGACCGTATGCTGGCAGATGCTTCAGGCGTCGACAGCTGGAATATTCGCACTGGAAACTTGAGCGATAATGATTTTGCCAAATTGTCCGAAGCCATGGGCGAGATGGCCGAAGCACCGATTTACATTGACGATACGCCGGGACTTTCGGTTCTAGAGATGCGCACTAAAGCTCGCAGAATTGCTCATGAGAATCAACTGGGACTAATCATCGTTGACTACTTACAGCTGATGCAGGCCAACGGCAATCACAATGGTAACCGCGTCCAGGAAGTATCGGAAATTTCCCGTGGCTTGAAGTTAATTGCCCGTGAGCTCAATGTACCACTGATTGCGCTAAGTCAGTTGAGTCGTTCAGTCGAATCGCGCACCCCGCCAATTCCACAACTGGCTGACCTACGTGAATCTGGATCCATCGAGCAGGACGCCGATATCGTCAGCTTCATTTATCGCCCAGGATATTACGAACCAGACAACCCGGAAGTCCAAAACATCACCGACCTAATCATCGCTAAGCACCGTAACGGCCCCGTCGGAAAAGTCCAATTGTACTTCCACCCAGAGCGCCTCCGCTTCATGAGCCTGGATCGCAAGCACGAATAG